A stretch of the Candidatus Jettenia sp. AMX2 genome encodes the following:
- the glyS gene encoding glycine--tRNA ligase subunit beta yields MINIAEKEPAENIHEETGNFTMVDLLFEIGTEEIPAGYIIPALNQIKALFEELAGKNRLETKCIYCTGTPRRLVLFAEGLPQKQENITEEVQGPAAAIAFDKTGKPTKAGEGFARSQGVQMHDLHIKKTPRGDYCFVTKRIEGKKTICLLPDILTDIIKGISFPKSMKWKEGRLFFARPIRSLLTLFGNAVIPLEINGIKADRYASGHPFLSGKRIAIPTADYRCYKQLLKNEKVVIDIDERREAIRSKILEFMMPYDAVLDDEELLNEVTNLVEYPNAIECCFDKEFLDIPAEVIETAMKEHQRYFPVKKRDGKLMEKFIAVLNRNRSTTHTAVRGNERVLKARLSDARYFWKEDRKISLEKRVEDLKNLSFLERLGNYYDRTQRVIEVSDWIAHKVIASGKLKIEDAILVRRTALLCKADLVTQMVGEFPSLQGIMGREYARWDGEDSSVAIAIAEHYLPRYAADAIPVTKIGAIVGLADKFDMISSCFALELTPTGSQDPYSLRRHSYGIIRIIEKHGFSLELSEVLCHSLSLLPVFAQPTRELITCEKIIAGIKEFFKDRLFQINIERGYRYDLVKAVLHAGAGFDDIHNFLERLKIIADISQETWWPDLVTVVERTFNIGKKANAEGQVDEDLFTEPEEKELWNIYKKVESDIRKKIGEKKYKEASYEYCHAFARSVHTFFDRVFVNVEDMRIRNNRLSLLKEINELYSEKIADLSQIIMPN; encoded by the coding sequence ATGATAAACATTGCAGAGAAAGAACCGGCAGAAAATATTCATGAAGAGACAGGCAATTTTACTATGGTAGACCTGCTTTTTGAAATCGGTACGGAAGAGATCCCTGCCGGTTATATCATTCCAGCTTTGAACCAAATAAAGGCATTATTTGAGGAATTGGCAGGAAAGAATCGCCTGGAAACGAAATGTATCTATTGCACAGGGACACCGAGAAGGTTGGTATTATTTGCAGAGGGTTTACCACAGAAGCAGGAGAATATTACCGAAGAGGTTCAGGGGCCTGCTGCTGCAATTGCTTTTGACAAGACGGGAAAACCAACAAAGGCAGGTGAGGGATTTGCAAGATCACAGGGTGTTCAGATGCATGATCTGCATATAAAAAAGACCCCAAGAGGAGATTACTGTTTCGTAACAAAAAGGATAGAAGGCAAGAAAACTATATGCCTTTTACCTGATATCCTCACAGATATAATCAAAGGCATTTCATTTCCTAAATCAATGAAATGGAAAGAAGGACGCTTGTTTTTCGCGCGTCCAATACGTTCGCTTCTTACCCTTTTTGGGAATGCGGTTATTCCTCTGGAAATTAACGGGATTAAGGCCGACCGGTATGCTTCCGGCCATCCTTTCCTGTCCGGGAAGAGAATAGCTATACCAACGGCAGATTACAGGTGTTACAAACAGCTTCTTAAAAACGAGAAGGTTGTGATTGATATCGATGAACGCAGGGAAGCAATACGGTCAAAAATACTTGAGTTCATGATGCCGTATGATGCTGTACTTGATGACGAAGAGCTTCTCAATGAGGTAACAAATCTGGTAGAATATCCCAACGCTATCGAATGTTGTTTTGATAAAGAATTTCTTGATATTCCGGCCGAAGTTATAGAAACTGCCATGAAAGAACATCAGCGCTATTTCCCGGTAAAAAAAAGAGACGGAAAGCTGATGGAGAAATTCATAGCTGTACTGAATCGCAACAGAAGCACTACCCATACCGCTGTCAGGGGGAATGAACGGGTATTAAAGGCACGTCTCTCAGATGCCAGGTATTTTTGGAAGGAGGACAGAAAAATCAGCCTTGAAAAACGGGTAGAGGATTTGAAGAATCTTTCTTTCCTTGAAAGGCTAGGGAATTACTATGACAGGACACAAAGAGTCATTGAGGTTTCCGATTGGATAGCACATAAGGTAATTGCTTCGGGGAAATTGAAAATTGAAGATGCGATATTAGTCAGGCGTACAGCGTTATTGTGTAAAGCAGATCTTGTGACACAGATGGTAGGGGAGTTCCCGTCATTACAGGGGATCATGGGAAGGGAATATGCCCGGTGGGATGGAGAAGATTCTTCGGTTGCCATTGCAATTGCTGAACATTACCTGCCCCGGTATGCGGCAGATGCTATTCCGGTTACTAAGATTGGTGCAATCGTAGGTTTGGCGGATAAATTTGATATGATATCCAGTTGCTTTGCCCTGGAACTTACTCCAACGGGTTCACAGGATCCTTATTCCTTAAGAAGACATTCCTATGGTATTATTCGTATTATAGAGAAGCATGGATTTTCTTTAGAACTTTCCGAAGTACTTTGCCATTCCTTATCCTTGCTTCCCGTATTTGCGCAGCCAACCCGCGAACTCATTACATGCGAAAAGATAATAGCAGGTATAAAGGAATTTTTTAAAGACAGACTGTTTCAGATAAATATAGAAAGAGGATACCGGTACGACTTGGTAAAAGCTGTATTGCATGCAGGGGCCGGATTCGATGATATCCATAACTTTCTGGAAAGGTTAAAGATTATCGCTGATATTTCCCAGGAAACATGGTGGCCTGATTTGGTGACGGTAGTAGAAAGAACATTTAATATCGGCAAGAAGGCAAATGCTGAAGGGCAGGTAGATGAAGATTTATTTACCGAACCGGAAGAAAAGGAACTATGGAATATTTATAAAAAAGTTGAATCGGATATCAGGAAAAAGATTGGTGAAAAAAAATATAAGGAGGCATCATATGAATATTGCCATGCCTTTGCCAGATCCGTTCACACCTTTTTTGACAGGGTATTTGTAAATGTTGAAGATATGAGAATCCGCAATAACAGACTTTCACTTTTAAAGGAAATCAATGAGCTGTATTCTGAAAAGATAGCTGATCTTTCACAAATTATTATGCCTAACTAA
- a CDS encoding aldehyde dehydrogenase family protein has translation MIYKEPNTKDSLVAFKPFYNNYIGGKWIAPAGGEYFDDVSPVNGKPFTKVARSKEEDVELALDKAHEVREEWGNTSVAERSNILLKIADRMESSLEMLAVAETWENGKPVRETLAADLPLAIDHFRYFAGVIRAEESGMSELNAHTVSYHVKEPVGVVGQIIPWNFPLLMAAWKLAPALAAGNSVVIKPAEQTPATILLLMELIGNLLPPGVVNIVNGFGIEAGKPLAMSSRVGKVAFTGETSTGRLIMQYASENIIPVTLELGGKSPNIFMESIVNGRDTFYEKCLEGFTMFALNQGEVCTCPSRALIQESIYDKFMEQALERVSKIKMGNPLDTETMMGAQASKEQYEKIAGYLDIGKQEGAKCLTGGKPYRNKEYPDGFYLEPSIFEGSNKMRIFQEEIFGPVLAVTKFKDEKDAIQIANDVLYGLGAGLWTRDMHQAYQIARRIEAGRIWINCYHLYPAHAAFGGYKQSGIGRETHKIMLEHYRRTKNLLVSYDKNPMGFF, from the coding sequence ATGATTTACAAAGAACCCAACACAAAGGACAGTCTTGTTGCCTTCAAACCGTTCTATAACAACTATATCGGTGGCAAATGGATTGCTCCGGCAGGCGGAGAGTATTTCGATGATGTTTCCCCCGTTAACGGGAAGCCATTTACAAAGGTTGCACGGTCAAAGGAGGAGGATGTCGAACTTGCATTGGATAAGGCGCATGAGGTAAGGGAGGAATGGGGGAATACGTCTGTTGCCGAACGAAGCAATATCCTGCTGAAAATTGCAGACCGTATGGAATCCAGCCTGGAGATGCTCGCCGTTGCAGAAACGTGGGAAAACGGCAAGCCGGTGCGTGAAACCCTGGCAGCAGACCTTCCCCTTGCAATAGATCATTTCCGGTATTTTGCCGGTGTGATAAGAGCAGAGGAGAGTGGGATGTCTGAACTCAATGCGCATACTGTCTCTTATCATGTAAAGGAGCCGGTCGGTGTCGTAGGCCAGATTATCCCGTGGAATTTTCCTCTGTTAATGGCAGCATGGAAGCTGGCACCCGCGCTTGCAGCAGGCAACAGTGTAGTAATAAAACCGGCAGAACAAACGCCAGCTACCATTTTACTGCTCATGGAGCTCATCGGTAACCTTTTACCGCCTGGAGTAGTCAATATTGTAAACGGTTTCGGCATAGAAGCAGGCAAACCTCTGGCAATGTCGTCACGGGTTGGCAAAGTGGCTTTTACAGGCGAAACGTCAACGGGACGGCTCATTATGCAGTACGCATCGGAAAACATTATTCCCGTTACCCTTGAACTGGGTGGCAAATCACCGAATATTTTCATGGAAAGCATCGTAAACGGGAGGGATACGTTTTATGAAAAGTGCCTGGAAGGCTTTACCATGTTTGCTTTGAATCAGGGTGAGGTTTGTACCTGCCCCTCCCGTGCGCTTATACAGGAATCGATTTATGATAAATTCATGGAACAGGCATTAGAACGCGTAAGCAAGATAAAGATGGGTAACCCTCTGGACACCGAGACAATGATGGGGGCTCAGGCTTCAAAGGAGCAGTATGAAAAGATCGCCGGCTATCTCGATATTGGTAAACAGGAGGGTGCTAAATGTCTTACAGGTGGCAAACCCTACCGCAATAAAGAATATCCGGATGGTTTTTACCTGGAACCGTCTATTTTTGAGGGAAGTAACAAGATGCGGATATTTCAGGAGGAAATTTTCGGACCTGTACTCGCCGTTACAAAATTTAAGGACGAAAAGGATGCAATACAAATTGCAAACGATGTCCTCTATGGTTTGGGGGCGGGATTGTGGACAAGAGACATGCATCAGGCCTACCAGATAGCACGCAGGATTGAGGCCGGAAGGATATGGATTAACTGTTATCATCTGTACCCAGCGCATGCGGCATTCGGGGGGTACAAACAGTCGGGCATTGGCCGTGAAACACATAAAATAATGCTCGAACACTACCGCCGTACAAAAAACCTACTGGTGTCTTATGATAAGAATCCCATGGGATTCTTTTAA
- a CDS encoding carbohydrate kinase family protein codes for MNILVSGSLAYDRIMDFPGRFSDHIIPDKIHVLNVCFMIDGLKENFGGTAGNIAYALSLLGESPAIIATAGHDFEAYRSWLMKNKISLEHIRIIEEELTAGAYITTDKSDNQITAFNPGAMKFSADFNADTFEPEKTIAIIAPGNLDDMIILSEVYKKKKIDYIFDPGQSLPALSRESLAAMIQGSKIFICNDYELQLTREKISMTTEEILKRTEILIVTKGEFGSVIMREENNSVKTYDIPAAKACKIADPTGAGDAYRAGMIKGLAISKDDIVHAAKIGSVCAVYAVEVYGSQNFHFTPESFNRRFEDVFGMKAF; via the coding sequence ATGAACATTCTTGTTTCCGGCTCATTAGCTTATGACAGAATCATGGACTTTCCGGGGAGATTTTCGGACCACATAATTCCCGATAAAATCCATGTGCTGAATGTATGTTTTATGATAGATGGATTAAAAGAGAACTTTGGGGGTACCGCAGGCAATATTGCCTATGCTCTTTCCCTGCTCGGTGAAAGCCCGGCCATAATAGCTACTGCAGGGCATGATTTTGAAGCCTACAGAAGCTGGTTAATGAAAAATAAGATTTCTCTGGAACATATCAGGATTATCGAAGAAGAACTTACTGCAGGCGCCTATATTACTACAGACAAATCAGATAATCAGATAACAGCCTTTAATCCGGGGGCAATGAAGTTCAGTGCCGATTTTAATGCCGATACCTTTGAGCCTGAAAAAACCATTGCTATAATTGCACCGGGGAATCTGGATGATATGATTATTCTTTCGGAGGTCTATAAAAAGAAAAAGATTGATTATATTTTTGATCCTGGACAATCGCTTCCAGCTTTGAGCCGGGAGTCTCTTGCGGCAATGATTCAGGGGTCTAAAATATTTATCTGTAACGATTATGAACTGCAGCTCACACGTGAGAAGATATCGATGACAACAGAAGAAATCCTAAAGAGAACAGAGATACTTATCGTGACAAAAGGAGAATTCGGTTCCGTGATCATGAGAGAAGAAAACAATAGTGTAAAAACGTATGATATTCCTGCTGCAAAAGCATGTAAGATTGCTGATCCAACCGGTGCAGGGGATGCTTACCGGGCCGGAATGATCAAGGGACTTGCAATTTCAAAGGATGATATTGTCCATGCTGCAAAAATAGGGTCTGTTTGTGCTGTTTATGCAGTAGAAGTATACGGTTCCCAGAATTTCCATTTTACTCCTGAATCGTTTAACAGACGCTTTGAAGACGTTTTTGGAATGAAGGCCTTTTAG
- a CDS encoding ArgE/DapE family deacylase: protein MKQYPTHDHINYVKKYMQQKEKEIIDHACALISKKTENPPGDEILAVQVVEDFFRSLQIPYNIFEKEKNRTNIVGYIGSKENASPVLLAACHLDVVPAGDGWSKNPFEAWIENGRIYGRGASDNKGQMASLMAVAQFLKEKESGLKGRFLLAGVADEERGSVLGLEYLLNECGISADFAIIPDVAHAMKVIDISEKGALFLEIASYGKQAHGSRPEMGINAIGNMITLLERIKQLKFRQASHPLHTSPTLNLGSIHGGTAPNIVPAICKALLDVRYLPGDSSGAIVNDIMNYMKDIEEHSSARFDLQILSDQPPTAVPADNLLVEVISRHTQSILGICPQPHGLSGATVTKQLIQKGIVAVGFGPGDEAEAHAANESISIKELVNFAQIMSLISLDLLT from the coding sequence ATGAAACAATATCCGACACATGATCACATCAACTATGTTAAAAAATATATGCAGCAAAAAGAAAAAGAGATAATTGACCATGCATGTGCATTAATCAGCAAAAAGACGGAAAATCCACCTGGTGATGAAATACTTGCAGTCCAGGTTGTAGAAGACTTCTTCCGGTCTTTACAAATCCCTTACAACATCTTTGAAAAAGAAAAGAACAGGACAAACATTGTCGGATACATTGGCAGTAAGGAAAATGCATCTCCTGTCTTGCTTGCCGCTTGTCATTTAGATGTCGTACCCGCAGGCGATGGCTGGTCCAAAAACCCTTTTGAGGCATGGATTGAAAACGGCCGTATCTATGGCAGGGGGGCCTCTGACAATAAAGGGCAAATGGCATCTCTGATGGCCGTTGCACAGTTTCTCAAGGAAAAAGAATCTGGATTAAAGGGACGGTTTTTGCTAGCAGGCGTTGCAGATGAAGAGCGGGGATCCGTTTTAGGATTAGAATATCTGTTGAATGAATGCGGAATTAGCGCTGATTTTGCCATCATCCCCGATGTTGCACATGCTATGAAGGTTATTGATATAAGTGAAAAAGGCGCTCTGTTTTTAGAGATCGCCTCTTACGGTAAACAGGCCCATGGATCCAGACCTGAAATGGGAATAAATGCAATAGGAAATATGATTACCCTGCTTGAACGGATAAAACAATTGAAGTTCAGACAGGCATCTCATCCGCTCCATACGTCTCCTACCCTTAATCTTGGCTCTATCCACGGAGGAACGGCACCTAACATCGTACCTGCCATCTGCAAGGCCCTGCTGGATGTCCGTTATTTACCGGGTGATTCATCCGGTGCAATTGTAAATGACATAATGAATTATATGAAAGATATTGAGGAACATTCCTCTGCACGGTTTGATTTACAGATACTCTCGGATCAGCCCCCTACTGCTGTTCCGGCAGATAATCTCCTTGTAGAAGTGATCTCAAGACACACGCAGTCCATCCTCGGCATTTGTCCGCAGCCCCACGGATTATCAGGGGCCACGGTAACAAAACAGCTTATTCAAAAAGGAATTGTGGCCGTCGGATTCGGCCCCGGTGATGAGGCTGAAGCACATGCGGCCAACGAGTCAATTAGTATTAAGGAATTAGTCAATTTTGCTCAAATTATGTCCTTGATTTCACTCGATCTATTAACGTAA
- a CDS encoding GNAT family N-acetyltransferase translates to MFKVVTNLNDLIKVFIVRGIVFLEEQGVPYSIEHDVYDYSAIHVLGEDKGEPFASGRIRACGEYAKIERIAVRRSHRGKNLGHQLTDFMISVAREQGFIKFKLHAQEQLVDFYRKHGFKIAGDKFKEAGVGHFLMMLDDHERIQF, encoded by the coding sequence ATGTTTAAGGTGGTAACAAACCTGAATGATTTGATAAAGGTATTTATCGTACGAGGTATTGTATTTTTAGAGGAGCAGGGAGTTCCTTACTCAATAGAGCATGATGTCTATGATTATTCCGCAATACATGTGCTGGGAGAAGATAAGGGAGAACCTTTTGCCTCAGGCCGTATACGCGCTTGCGGAGAGTATGCAAAAATAGAGCGCATTGCCGTACGGAGATCGCACCGCGGGAAGAACCTGGGTCATCAATTAACCGATTTTATGATATCAGTTGCAAGGGAACAGGGGTTCATAAAGTTTAAACTCCATGCACAGGAACAGCTTGTTGACTTTTATCGAAAGCATGGTTTTAAGATTGCAGGGGATAAATTTAAAGAGGCGGGCGTCGGTCACTTTTTAATGATGCTTGATGATCATGAAAGAATCCAATTTTAG
- a CDS encoding rubrerythrin family protein: MKAITEQHLINAFGGESQAHMRYLHFANQADKENFSNVARLFRAISHAEYIHAGDHFRELVHLEGGFVANSMAAFGPGDTKKNLRLAIMGENFEITEMYPAYIEVAKFQGEKGAEKSFQWAYGTEKMHKALFEKAKANVDKGIDVTLGPIQVCNICGYTLEGEAPDKCPLCEAKKENFVPFA, from the coding sequence ATGAAAGCAATAACTGAACAGCACTTAATTAACGCCTTTGGAGGTGAAAGTCAGGCACATATGCGGTATCTCCACTTTGCCAATCAGGCTGATAAGGAAAATTTTTCCAATGTTGCCCGTCTGTTTAGGGCAATTTCACATGCAGAGTATATTCATGCCGGTGACCATTTTCGGGAACTCGTTCACCTGGAAGGGGGGTTTGTGGCAAACAGCATGGCTGCATTTGGGCCAGGAGATACAAAAAAGAACCTGCGGTTAGCTATTATGGGAGAGAATTTTGAAATCACGGAGATGTATCCCGCCTATATTGAGGTAGCAAAATTTCAGGGTGAGAAAGGGGCAGAGAAGAGCTTTCAATGGGCTTACGGTACTGAAAAGATGCATAAGGCACTTTTTGAAAAGGCGAAAGCGAATGTTGATAAAGGTATTGATGTAACACTGGGGCCTATACAGGTTTGCAATATCTGTGGCTATACCCTTGAAGGAGAGGCTCCGGATAAATGCCCTCTCTGTGAGGCAAAAAAGGAAAATTTCGTTCCTTTTGCATAA
- a CDS encoding EAL domain-containing protein, with product MKRARACFVFILSFLKEKTPYKISTRGMTSRFLFALGIVACLGIVACLIIVNKPIKQQGCGGAVFKASEVLWLLPYQKAASSHRFAYNPEENEQEKSRSKSRYSACGIEDYPEGLIQCNHLPVAMDTNQYQKEKGDSSLQLQRFLKGGLGFTLLAIFVMVLRDATIQKKTGKLFQRHPVSVSAIFDTVSVLIVVLDTAGNIVYFNRTGERVTGYSLTEVKGKCFWELFLVPEEIDTFKAVFENLQKEQLQGEKVSTWLTKNGDRRLIEWSNTTLFKNASVEYIIITGTDITVRRKEEERLLRLSHALEQSPSSIVITDTRGHIEYVNAKFTRLTGYSPEEVIGKNPRILKSGDTLPEEYTRLWEMITSGKEWRGEFHNIKKNGESYWESVSISPVRNEEGVITHFIAIKEDITEHKKFESQLEFLASHDPLTNLFNRRRFLEELEGWFAYAERYNSSGALLFLDIDHFKPINDMLGHNEGDRLIVAFAELVQKRIRESDVLARMGGDEFALLLPNINVEGALSVAEQIRKSVQQDIAAFDKQFKGITISIGMALFPHHGKTAKALLTGADLAMYHAKETGRNRVCVYEPDYRAKAELRLSWEERIRTALKRDRLALYFQPVLDLKNNSLAGCEALLRMKGGDGEIILPRDFLKIAEQSRLIHDIDRWVICRAIQVIAWQGFAEKNWKLEVNLSGKVFHDTEILSFIKQELNHYAIAHGTLLFEISEMAIIPNLAKAQHYIDTLKALGCLFALDNFGSGFSLFYYLKQLPVDYIKINGGMIYNLPNDPGDQHIVKAIVDMAHGLGKKVIAGFVNDEETMQMLKNYGVDYVQGYYIGMPAETMEYRTVR from the coding sequence ATGAAACGTGCACGTGCTTGTTTTGTATTTATTTTATCTTTCTTAAAAGAAAAAACCCCATATAAAATTTCCACAAGAGGCATGACCTCGCGATTCCTGTTTGCTTTGGGGATTGTGGCATGTCTGGGTATTGTGGCCTGCCTGATAATAGTAAACAAGCCAATAAAACAACAGGGGTGTGGTGGAGCTGTTTTCAAAGCAAGCGAAGTACTTTGGCTTTTGCCATATCAGAAAGCAGCTTCTTCCCATCGTTTTGCGTATAACCCAGAAGAAAATGAACAGGAAAAAAGCCGTAGCAAATCACGATATTCTGCCTGTGGTATAGAAGACTATCCGGAAGGCCTGATACAGTGTAATCACCTGCCTGTTGCGATGGATACAAATCAGTACCAAAAAGAGAAAGGGGACAGCAGCCTCCAATTGCAAAGATTTTTAAAAGGGGGGCTGGGTTTTACCTTATTGGCAATATTTGTTATGGTTTTACGTGATGCAACTATCCAGAAGAAAACCGGTAAATTGTTCCAGAGACATCCTGTTTCTGTCTCTGCCATCTTTGACACCGTTAGTGTGCTGATAGTGGTGCTTGACACGGCAGGAAACATCGTCTATTTTAACCGAACCGGTGAGCGTGTAACAGGTTATTCATTGACGGAAGTAAAAGGGAAATGTTTCTGGGAATTGTTTCTTGTTCCGGAAGAAATTGATACATTTAAGGCGGTTTTTGAAAATCTCCAAAAGGAGCAACTCCAGGGAGAAAAGGTATCCACGTGGTTGACAAAGAACGGCGATCGCAGGCTGATAGAATGGTCAAATACCACCCTCTTCAAAAATGCATCGGTTGAGTATATCATTATAACGGGTACCGATATTACCGTGAGAAGGAAGGAAGAGGAAAGACTTCTAAGACTATCCCATGCGTTGGAGCAGAGTCCCAGTTCAATTGTCATAACCGATACCAGGGGCCATATTGAATACGTCAATGCTAAATTTACTCGGCTAACGGGATACAGCCCGGAAGAAGTTATTGGAAAAAATCCCCGGATTCTTAAATCAGGTGATACCTTGCCTGAAGAATATACCCGGTTATGGGAGATGATTACCTCCGGAAAGGAATGGCGGGGGGAGTTTCATAATATTAAAAAAAATGGCGAATCATATTGGGAATCGGTATCTATTTCCCCGGTAAGAAACGAAGAGGGGGTAATAACCCATTTTATAGCGATTAAGGAAGATATTACAGAACACAAGAAGTTTGAATCCCAGCTTGAGTTTCTGGCCTCCCACGATCCGCTTACGAATCTGTTTAACCGGAGACGTTTCCTGGAGGAACTTGAAGGATGGTTTGCATATGCGGAGCGGTACAACAGCAGCGGGGCACTGTTGTTTTTAGATATAGACCATTTTAAGCCCATCAATGATATGCTGGGTCACAATGAAGGTGACAGGTTGATTGTTGCTTTTGCGGAACTCGTTCAGAAACGAATCAGGGAGAGTGATGTCCTGGCAAGGATGGGGGGTGATGAATTTGCTCTTCTCCTGCCGAATATCAACGTTGAGGGAGCCTTGTCCGTTGCAGAGCAGATCAGAAAATCCGTGCAGCAGGATATTGCGGCATTCGATAAGCAATTTAAGGGTATTACAATCAGTATTGGCATGGCATTGTTTCCTCATCACGGGAAGACAGCAAAAGCACTTTTAACGGGTGCGGATCTTGCCATGTACCATGCAAAGGAGACCGGCAGAAACAGGGTCTGTGTGTATGAGCCTGATTATAGGGCAAAGGCAGAGCTGCGGTTAAGCTGGGAAGAGCGTATCCGTACGGCCCTGAAGCGGGACCGGCTGGCATTGTACTTTCAGCCCGTTCTTGATCTGAAAAACAACTCCCTTGCCGGATGCGAGGCGTTACTGAGGATGAAAGGCGGGGATGGCGAAATAATCTTACCGAGGGATTTCCTGAAGATTGCAGAGCAGTCGAGATTGATCCACGACATCGACCGGTGGGTAATCTGCAGGGCGATCCAGGTAATTGCCTGGCAGGGATTTGCTGAGAAAAACTGGAAACTTGAAGTCAATCTTTCCGGCAAGGTGTTTCACGATACGGAAATACTGTCGTTCATAAAACAGGAATTAAACCATTATGCCATTGCTCACGGGACATTACTCTTTGAAATTTCAGAGATGGCCATCATTCCAAATCTGGCAAAAGCGCAGCATTATATTGACACCCTGAAGGCTTTAGGCTGCCTTTTTGCTCTTGACAATTTTGGCAGCGGTTTTTCATTGTTTTATTATCTGAAGCAATTACCGGTTGATTACATTAAGATAAATGGTGGTATGATTTATAATCTTCCGAATGACCCTGGGGATCAGCATATCGTTAAAGCGATAGTTGATATGGCGCATGGGCTGGGGAAAAAGGTGATTGCAGGGTTTGTAAATGACGAGGAGACAATGCAGATGTTGAAGAATTATGGTGTTGATTATGTGCAGGGATATTATATCGGTATGCCCGCTGAAACAATGGAATACCGGACCGTACGATAA
- the nfo gene encoding deoxyribonuclease IV — MDLLGAHISVSGGVEKAPLRGRDLQCNAIQIFSKQQLRWEAKPLSGEEIIRYRENLEKSNINVVTVHNSYLINLGSPDKEKLKKSRDAFLEEIMRAGSLHAMGIVVHPGSHGKRITEDECLKIISESINVIISQTKCFKTKLLIENTAGQGSTVGYTFEHLAKIIDLVSDKSRIGICFDTCHALASGYDIRTEKTYGETFKKFDDIVGLDKIALFHINDSKKDVGTRIDRHENIGYGFLGKAPFHFLMNDTRFKKIPKILETPGGEEWFKTNLILLRSMVQDI; from the coding sequence ATGGATTTATTGGGCGCACACATTTCAGTATCCGGAGGGGTAGAAAAAGCCCCGCTGCGCGGAAGAGATTTACAATGCAATGCCATACAGATATTCAGTAAGCAGCAATTACGATGGGAGGCGAAACCACTGTCCGGAGAAGAAATTATCCGTTACCGGGAAAACCTTGAGAAATCAAATATCAACGTTGTGACGGTTCATAATTCATACCTTATTAACCTTGGTAGTCCTGATAAGGAAAAATTAAAGAAATCAAGAGACGCCTTTCTCGAAGAAATTATGAGAGCCGGGTCTCTGCATGCTATGGGAATCGTAGTACATCCTGGTTCACATGGCAAGAGGATTACCGAGGACGAATGCCTTAAAATTATTTCCGAAAGCATAAATGTTATCATCAGTCAAACAAAGTGTTTTAAGACAAAATTGCTTATAGAAAATACGGCCGGGCAAGGTTCCACGGTGGGTTATACATTTGAACATCTGGCAAAGATTATTGATCTTGTCAGCGATAAGAGCAGGATCGGTATCTGCTTTGATACTTGTCATGCCTTGGCATCGGGATATGATATAAGAACAGAAAAAACATATGGTGAAACTTTTAAGAAATTTGATGACATCGTAGGCCTGGATAAAATAGCCCTTTTTCACATAAATGATTCCAAAAAGGATGTGGGAACGCGCATCGACCGGCATGAAAATATCGGGTACGGATTCCTTGGAAAGGCCCCTTTTCACTTTCTTATGAATGACACAAGATTTAAGAAGATACCAAAGATACTTGAAACACCCGGAGGCGAAGAATGGTTTAAAACGAACCTCATCCTTCTGAGAAGCATGGTTCAAGACATCTGA
- a CDS encoding ferritin family protein, whose protein sequence is MNIYDYAMQMEKDGEAYYRELSSMVNNAGLKKIFVLLAEAEVVHYSVFSRMKKCEKVQMADTPILTDVKNIFVKMREEKEIAGVNTSQIALYKKAQEIEKKSRLFYLEKSEEVNDPSQKEIFIKIAEEEKKHFSILDNIIAFVSDSENWLENAEWYRIDY, encoded by the coding sequence ATGAATATCTATGATTATGCAATGCAAATGGAAAAGGACGGCGAAGCATATTACCGGGAATTGAGCAGTATGGTGAACAATGCAGGGCTGAAGAAAATATTTGTCTTGCTTGCTGAGGCTGAAGTCGTCCATTACAGCGTTTTTTCCAGGATGAAGAAATGCGAAAAAGTACAGATGGCAGATACTCCGATCCTCACAGATGTAAAAAACATATTTGTAAAAATGAGAGAGGAAAAGGAGATTGCGGGCGTTAATACATCACAAATAGCATTGTATAAGAAGGCACAGGAGATAGAGAAAAAGAGCCGGTTATTTTATTTGGAAAAATCAGAGGAGGTAAACGACCCCTCCCAGAAGGAGATATTTATAAAGATTGCTGAAGAAGAAAAAAAACATTTTTCTATCCTGGATAATATTATTGCTTTTGTCTCAGATTCAGAAAACTGGCTTGAAAACGCAGAATGGTACCGTATTGATTATTAA